In Paenibacillus stellifer, the DNA window GCAATTAAGTGTACGACAAAGGAGCATGGATCATGAAACAGGTGACCAAAGGGCAATGGTGCGGTTATGACACCTATATTTTGCACAGCCGCGATTTGGAAGTCACGCTGCTGCCCAAGCTGGGGAACAACATTATCTCCCTGCGGGATCTGAGGGAAGAACGGGATATTCTGCGCAGTCCGGAAGAGGGAGATCTGGAATTCTACATGCAGAAGCCTTATCATTTCGGCATTCCGCTCCTCATTCCGCCGGGACGTATCGCCAAAGGACGTTTTGAGTTCCAGGGAGCGAATTACCAGTTCGACCAGAATACTGCCAATGACAATCACATTCACGGTCTTCACCGTACTCAGTCGTGGATTGTCAGCGATATTCAGGAGGATGAAGACGGGTGCGCCGTAACGACCGAGTTCTGCAGCCAGAATGATCCTCATTGGATGGAGCAGCTTCCGGTAGAACTCAAGTTCGAGATGACGTTTCAACTGCAGGATTCCTCGCTTCGCCAGACGCTAAAGGTGACCCATCTCGGCCATGAACGGAGCATCCCCTTTGGAATCGGTTATCATACCTGGTTCATGATTGACGGAGAGCCGCAGCGTTGGAGCATCAAAGTTCCGGTAGAAGGGGTATATGAGCAGAACGACCAGCTGCTCCCAAGCGGCAAGGTTCTGCCTCTGGGCCCGCTAGAAGCTCTGAACGAGGGCATGAATCTGGAAGGAACCAACTTCGACACCCCTCTCCGTATCGGAGGGAAGCGGCCGGTAGAGGCGTTAGTGCTGAGAGATGACGGATATGGATTAAAATACGGAGCGGACGAAGATTACTTCCGTCATTGGGTGCTCTACACGAAAGGCACTGCCGATCAGTTCCTGTGCGTGGAGCCTTACACCTGGCTTCCGGACGCCCCAAACGTACCGGGAGGACCGGAATTTACAGGTCTCATCACCCTGAATCCAGGCGAGACGCTGGTGCTTGCGACCTGGATCGAGATGATCTATCCCGATTCCAAAGCTCCCGATACCCAAGAAGCCTGATAGAACAATAATTCAACTTGACGAGCGGTCCGGAATTCCGGCCGCTTGTTTGCGTTAACAGGGTTGTAACCGCTGTCGCAATCCAATATCCTGACATGAATTCCCATCCACATCCTCTGTGAATCTGTGCATGATATCTCCTCTTCGGGTCATACTATCTCTACCAAGGACGAAGGAGGTGACAAACATGGGTCAAGCAGGTCAAAGCCAAGGTCGCAGCAGCCGTTCCAACAACCTGGTCGTTCCTCAAGCCACTGCAGCTCTGCAGCAGCTGAAATATGAAGCCGCTCAGGAGCTTGGTGTAACCATCCCTCAGGACGGTTACTATGGTAACTATACTTCCCGCGAAACCGGTTCTCTGGGAGGTTATATCACCAAGCGTCTTGTACAACTGGCTGAGCAGCAGCTCTCCGGTCGTTCGACACTGTAATCCATCGTTTATCGCTTAACCTGAGCCCTCCCGCTTCCTAAGGAAGCGCGGGGGCTTTTTGAAGCTTAATCATCGTTGAATACGAAGAAACGGTACAGGTTCAGCCGATTCAAAGCAGGTTCCAGGTATGTTCTTCTAACATGAGTTCTTTTAAAATGAGTCCTTTAGCCGCAATTATGATCGGCATCGGCACCTGCGCTTCTCGGATATCGGATCATCAGATTGGCCATATTATAATTGGATTCCAGCACTGCATCGACCATTACAATTCCCTGCTTGACAGCGAATTCAAAGCTGATCTCGCCATGCGTCCAACGCCGCTTGAATTTCAGGCTCTCCAAAGCCATAAGCCGAAAGGAGGCATGCTGCTCGGGCGTCAGCCCCTCCTCTTTCTCCAGAAATGTTCCGCTGCGTCCAGTCAGCGGATTATGCCGGATGCCGAATTTGCCAACCAAGTCATTTCGTATTTGCACAAACACAATACCCGAGGTCACCCCCGAAAGCTCCTCCCGAAGCTCCCTAAACACCAAATCCAACTGCCTCGCAAGAGACAATTGCTCCGTCTTCAACATGAATTATCCTCCTCAAACTAGTTATACAGCCTCACTTCATAAGGCTTAAGACTCATTATAGGGGATTGCTTTGTGCACTACAACAATTTCCAACATAATTGGGTTATTATTCCTATAAATGCGCATTTTTCTTTGTTTTCTAACAAGTTTCTCATCGCTGAACGGGTGTTTTCGACATATATCCATAAAAAAAGACCCGTGCCGACCAAAGATCGGAGAGGGTCTATTCGTATTTACACCTATGGATTTAGCTTTCTTTCGTACGTTTGCAGACTAGGTCGTCAGCAGGATTCATATTTGCGCATTGATTGCGAAAGACTCCTAGGCCAAATGTTCAGTCATCTTGAGGAAGGTGTCGATATCCTCGAGAATCAGATCGGCAGCCCCCTGCCAGAAATCCGGTTGGGACAGATCCACTCCGAGGTGTTTGCGGACCAATTCCTCCAGCGTCATAACCCCGGTGTCACGCAGCAGCGCGTCGTATTTGTCCGCAAAGGAAGGTCCCTCCTGAAGAGCCAGACGATACAATCCGGTGCTGAACATATAGCCGACCGTGTACGGGAAGTTATAGAACGGCACATCCGTAATATAAAAATGCAGCTTCGCCGCCCAGAAATGCGGATGGTAACCGGACAGAATGCCGCCGAACGCTTCTTTCTGTGCGTCGACCATCAGAGCGCACAGTTCCTCTGCGCTGACAAGTCCGGCTTTGCGCTTCTCGTAGAAGGCTGTCTCAAAGAGGAAACGGGCATGAATATTCATGAAGAAGGCCACGCTGTTCTGAAGCTTCTCCTCCAGCAGCGCCAGCTTCTCCTCGTCGCTGCCAGCAGCTTTGACCTGGGCATCGGCTACAATAACCTCCGCGAAGGTAGAAGCCGTCTCTGCCACATTCATCGCGTAGTTCTGGTTCAGCAGCGGCTGGTCGTCGAGCAGATAGGAATGATACGCATGACCCAGCTCATGCGCCAGTGTCGCCACATTGGACGGCGTGCCGCTGTAAGTCATGAAGATCCGCGATTCCTTGCTCATCGGGAACGACACGCAGAACCCTCCCGGACGCTTGGCCGGACGGTCTTCCGCTTCAATCCAATTACTGTCGAAGGCGCGCTCGGCGAAGGCCGCCATCTTGGGACTGAATTTGCCGAATTGGGCGACAATTTCCTTCGCTGCGCTGTCATAAGGGATCTTGCCCGATGATCGAGCAATCGGCGCTTCAACATCTTCCCAGCTGAGGCTTTCCAGTCCAAGCAGCTTTGCTTTGCGCTGCAGATAAGCCTGAAGCGCAGGCTTGTTCTTGGCGATTGTCTTCCACATCATTTCGAGGGATTCCGCCGTCATCCGGTTGATCATCAGCGGCTCTTTAAGCACGCTGTCCCATCCCCGGGCGCCATACAGCTTCAGACGGAAGCCGGCAAGATGGTTAAGCGTGTCGGCGCAATAGTCGGCCACATTTTCCCATGCCTTTTCCCATTTGGCGAACATGTCCTTCCGCGCCTTGTTGTCATTATCATGCAGCTTGTTAAAAGCCTGGCCGGCCGACAGCTTCTTCTCCGTGCCGTCTTCATCCTTATATGGAATGGCAATTGAGCTTACAATCGTCTCATAATGCTCACTCCAGCCATGATAGCCGTCAACGGCAAGGTCCAGCGCCAGGCTCTCCAGCTCCGGACTCAGCTTCTCGCGCGCCTGGTCCCGGCTCTCGCCCAGAACAAAGGACAGCGGGGCAATCTCCGGACGGGCCATCCACTGCGCCCATACCTCATCCTCCGTCTGGCGCAGCACATTTTCGAATGCGGAAGATACCCCTTGGAACCGGGCGCTCAGGCCGGCTACAGATCCGGAGAGACGGACGGCGCCCTTGTCCTGCTGATTCTGTGCGCCCAGACAGCCTGCGAATTCCGAGGCCTGGATCAGGCGGCCGGTACAGCTCTGAAGCAGCTCTATGATCCCGTCAAAAGCCTGGCTGTCCTCTACACTCTGTGGAGCGCGGGCCGTCTTGACCTGCTCGGCCAGCTTGCCGATATCTCCATCCAGTTCAGCGAGAAAAGCTTCAAATTCGGAAGAGGCGGAGCCTCCGGCAAAGAGGGAATCCAGTTCCCAGGTTAGGGAAAGCGGTTGTTTCATCGGTCAACACCCATCCTTTATAGTTGTTGTATGCTTTTATCATAGCATTCCATGTTTGCTTTGTAATGCTTCGCGCTACATGGTAAAGTGGATTACACGCTTATCATTTAAAACGATTGGGAGGACAATTACAAATGCGGCCACTTCAAATTTCGCCGGAAACGGCATTGGCGCTCTCGAAGCAGCTGGGTGTCCCTCTGGAGCATTTAATGCATATGCCGCAGCACATCCTGATGCAGAAGATAGCCGAGCTCTCCAAGAAGAACGCCAGCGAGGGCGGTTCGCCTGAAGGGGAAGGCAAGAACGAAGCATGATTCCTTTCGACCGCGCCTGGCCTTACGACATTATTCTTGGAGATATGTATGTGCAGACCTGCCCGTTCTGCGGCGCCGAGAACGTGCTGCTTCCCATGAAACCGAAAGAGCTGAAGAGCGTCAGGGAAGGCAAGAAGAAGCTGCTGGTCTTTCCATGCTGCAGCGAAAGACCCGTCGTAATCGACAGCGACGACGATTATCTGCTGTTTGACCGGTCGGTGCGCTAATTCCGTACGCTAACGCTAATTCCGCTTGTACCCGCCAACAGAAACAGACACCGTCCTCAAGGAACGGCGCCTGTTTCTTTTTTTGTGGTCATATATGAAATAAGGGCATCCTTATTCTTGAACACTCTATTGATCATTCCACAGATTGGTCAGGCCACAGATATCTCAGGCCACAGGACCGGGCTCCTGGCCCTGCATCTGCTCCCGAATGACTCCCCACTGCTCGCGTGCCGCCCGGATCATTCCGGCATCCATAATCTTGCGGTCGTTGACGATCCGCGAGAACCACTTGACGGCTTCGTTAAACTGGCCAGTGCGGCGGTTAAGCTCACCGATCAGGAACATAAGCCGGGCGTCGCTTCCCGATATGCCTTCCTGCTGGAAGACGTTGATGTAACTGTCAAGACTATGCTTCAGGAAGCGGAGCTCCTGCGCCTCATCGCCATTATACCGGTACATCCAGGCGATATGATGCAGCAGGCTTGCGATCAGCCGTTCCTTGTCCTGCGTAGCCTGGGCGCAGAGCAGAGCAAGCTTGTACGTCTCCAGCGCCTCGCTCCAGCTTCTCTTGCCTTCGAAACTCCGGGTCTCCCAGCGGCTGCCGATCTGGGTCATGAATGCCTTGCGCTGCCAGTCGGTGAGTCTCTCCGCCGAATTCTCCGTGGAAGCGAAGCCGCAGTGCGGGCAGATACGGACTACATAATAATCGGGATTCTCATTCTGGTAATAGGAGCAGAAATCCGCGTCACGCCGGATCGCTCTCTTAAGGCTCGGACGTACCCGGGAGGTCATGAATTCCTCCTCGCAGTTGCAGCACTTCACTTTAATCGAATACAAGGGCTCCAGAGCGACCGTCTGATTCATTGTCGTGGCGTCCATCACACTTCACTGCCTTTCCGGGGGTGTGTTGACAAAATGGCGGGCCGGGCCCGCTAACCGCCCAATCACGAACGTCCGGAGCTCTTCCTCCGTCCCAATCTCCTTTAGAGCTTCATCCATGCATTCGAGCCAATCCTCTGCCAACTCCAGCGTAATCGGCACATGCATATGGCGGGCTCTCATCATCGGGTGACCATGCTGATCGGAGTAGAGGGAAGGACCTCCGAAGAATTGTGTCAGGAAAAGAAATTGCTTGTCCCTAACCAGTAATATATCGTCTGGGAACAACGGACCAAGACGAGGATGACCCTGAATCTTGGCGTAGAATGCCTCCACTAGCCTGCGCAGGCCTTCGGCTCCGCCTAAATTCTCATATAAAGTCTGCTTCGGATTCATGGGAAATGCCAACCTTTCGCCGAATATAATAGTATCGACCTATTGATTATACCAAATTAAGGACCAAAAGACATCAGAAAAACAGAAAAATAACGGAATATGTACCTATAATTTTGTGAGTAGGTCTAAAGTTATAATGTATCAGCAAACGCTGTCGATATTCAGGGAGGACGGTTTTTTTCTATTTATGCCACTGAAAAAGGCTTCAAGACGCAAAAAAGACGCTAAACGAATGTTTAGCGTCTGCAGCATATTAATAGGTCCGCCAATCCTCATCACCAGGAGAGACGAGGGAGGCTCGGATGACATAAACAAAAGCGCACACAAGAACGCCGGCAACTACGCTCATCATCATCACTCCCCAATATACATTTGGTTTGATTCATTTGTTAATTTTCATATTATCACAAACCAAAGCAAATTGCACTATATTTTGCAAACGCTTTCTTTAAGTTTTTTGTGCTGATTGTCCCATTTGCCGCATACAACATAACTAAACAAACGGAGGCCAAGTACCCATGATCAAAAAAATCGGCACCCCCTTGCTGATTGCCGGGCTGGCGGGCTGCATGCTTCTTATCCTGCTATACCCGGAGGCTTCGCTGGATGCGGCCCTGCGTGGACTTGCCGTCTGGTGGGACGTGCTGTTCCCTTCCCTCTTTCCATTCTTCGTGCTGTCCGAGCTCATGCTGGGCTTCGGCATTGTCCATCTGTTCGGCGCCTTGCTTGATCCGCTGATGCGTCCGCTGTTCCGCATTCCCGGCTGCGGAGGCTTCGTTATGGCGATGGGCTATGTATCCGGCTATCCGGTCGGGGCGCGCCTCACCGCCAAGCTTCGCGAACAGGGACAGCTTACCCGGATCGAGGGAGAGCGGCTCGTGGCTTTCACGACTTCGTCGGACCCCATCTTTCTGCTCGGCGCCGTATCGGTCGGCTTCTTCCACAACGCCGCTCTGGGACCGTATCTCGCACTGTCCCACTATGGAAGCGGATTGATCCTGGGGCTCCTCCTGTCCTTCTATGGCAGGAAGGAAGAGCGCCGGCTGGCTGGTGCCGGGAAGAAGCGGCCGAAAGTGCCGACGCGTCCTGGACCCTTGGACCCGGATCGCCCGGAGCAGACTAGAGAGCGGGGTGCCGGGCTGGAACCGGCCGTGCCGGATACGCCAACGCCTGCAGCGGACATGCGGGTACCAGTACCAGGCAAGGTGCGTCTGCGGACGGCTCTTGCCTCCATGGCAGAGGCCCGCCGGAAGGATGGACGGAGTCTTGGCGAGCTGCTGAAGGGCGCAATTGAATCCTCCCTGCGCCTTATTATGGTCGTAGGAGGCCTGGTTGTATTCTTCACCATGCTAATGGAGCTGATGGACCGGGCGGGAATTCTCGGTCTTCTTCTGACGGCAGCCGGACATGTGCTCGCTGCCTTGGGATTTCCGGCCGGTCTGACCGAAGCGCTGACCAGCGGCTTCTTCGAGGTCACCGTCGGCGTCAAGGCAGCCGGAAGCGCGGCCGCGGCTCTCCCCTTCAAGGCTGCGGCGGCAGCCTTCATCCTCTCATGGGGAGGGCTGTCGGTCCACGCCCAGGTCGCCAGCATCTGGAACGGCACCGGCCTCCGGTACTTGCCGTTCATGGCCGCCAGGCTGATACACGCCGTGCTGTCGGCAGTTCTCGCGCTTCTGCTCTGGCGGCCGATGATGGGATCGGCTCCTGCCCTGGCTCCGCTTGCGGCGGGGCGCCCGGTCCAATCTATTCCCTCCGGATTGGCGCTTCTCGGACTGGTGCTGGGAGCAATGCTGCTGCTCTCGCTTGCAGCGGCTGCGGCCAGCAGGATTGGCCGCTTGTACAAAGGAAGATAACCCGCCTGCGGTTTCCGGCTCCATGTCCCGAAAGACGGCGAATTCCTTAAGCCGTTCAGTCCCTTAGACATTGTGTTCCGGCCCGAGATTGATTATGATCGGTGTATGACAGAACCCTAACAAAGGAGTCCATTCACCTTGAGATATTATGTCTTGGACCGGGGCGATCAGTTGTCCATCGATCTCAGCCAGCAATTTCACAAGCTGGCGGAGGCTCGGGGCATGCAGCTTGACGCCGAAACGCCGGAAATCGTCGTCTCCATCGGAGGAGACGGCACTATGCTTCATGCTTTTCACACCTTCATAGACCGGATCTCCCAGCTCGCCTTCGTAGGCGTTCATACCGGTCATCTGGGCTTCTACGCCGATTGGCAGGCCGACGAGCTGCCCGCGCTTGTGGACTATATGTGCGGACGCTCCGATGCCGGAGCGCGCCGGGCCAAAATCGTCAAATATCCGCTGCTTGAGCTCGAAATTCATAAGAAATCGGGCACTACTTCGCATATCGCCCTTAACGAATTCACACTGAAGGGCATAGACGGAACGATCGTCATCCAGATTGATATCAATGACGAGACGTTCGAGATGTTCCGGGGAGACGGTATCTGCATCTCCACCCCTTCCGGAAGCACAGCCTATAACAAAAGTCTCGGCGGAGCGATGGTTCACCCCACGATCGAGGCGCTTCAGATTGCAGAAATTGCATCGATCAACAATCGGGTGTTCCGGACGATGGGCTCCCCTCTGCTGCTGCCAAAGCATCATCACTGCGATATTTTCTCTTGCAAGGAGCAGCGGCTCATGCTGACAGTGGACCATAACAACTACCCGATTGACGATCTGGTTTCCGTCCGGTGCCAGGTATCCGATAAGAAGGTCAGCTTCGCGCGCTACCGTCCATTTCCTTTCTGGAACCGCGTGCGCTCGTCCTTCCTGGTCTAGCGTACATCGAAGAACGGACGAGCGGCAGGCCCGGCCAGGTCTTAAGTCCTTCTGCGCCCCGCTCCGCTTGCCGCTCTTCCGCGTCTTGCAGCACCTGGAAATCTAGTAAAATAGCTGTCGAATAATAATAGACACCAGAAATAAACGGATGGTATAATGATCCTATTTTACAAAGACTTACATAATTAAAGGAGAGAACAAATTGAAAAAGTGGTGTGCTTCGCTGGGGGCAATCCTGTTGTCCCTGGTTCTCGCCGTGCCCGCATTTGCGGCGCAGACGCCGATTAAGGTGTATGTGGACGGCGCTCAGGTTTCATTCCCCGCCGGCTCTCCGTATATCCTGAACAGCTCCGTCATGGTTCCGTTCAGAGCCGTATTCGAAAGCCTCGGCCTTACGGTAGGCTGGGACCCCTCTACCAAATCGGTAACCGGCACCAGCAATGGACTTGCAATCACGTTGACGGTGGGCAGCAACCGCGCCTCGGTCAATAATGTGGTCAGCAAGCTTCTCGCAGCGCCTGTGCAGAATGGAGGAACCGTATACGTCCCGTTACGTTTTATCGGCGAAGCGACCGGCGGAGATGTGAAATGGGACCCGGCTGCAAGAAGCGTGCAAATATCCAAGCCCGCGGCTGACACCGGAAATTCGGAGGCTGACATTACCGCTGTCATCAACAAGCTGAACGATTATTTCAACGCTGAGGATGAAGCGGGAGTCAAATCGCTTGCGGCATCCGGCTCTTCTTTTGCCAACAGTCTCGATAGCCTGGACTCCATGTTCAAGTACTATGATCTGAAGTACGAGCTCAAGAGCCTCTCGGTCGTAAGCGCTACGGCTTCTGATGCGACCGTCTCCACCGTTGAAATCAACACGCGGACGGGCGGCTATTACGTGCCGAATTCGCAGGATGAGACCATCTATTATCTCGTCAATACCGACGGCAGCTGGAAGGTATCGAAGATCACGACCGAGAAATCGACCATTCTTCTGACCCGGGAACAGGGCATCACCAAAGCCAACGTTCCGGTAAGCGAGCAGGCGGCCATTCATACCTTGCTGACCAATCATTATCAGAACATGAATACCGAAAATGTTGCCGGAGTGATGAGCGGCCTTACTTCTTACGATGATAAAGATTACACCGACGCGCAGCAGAGCGCTCTGGAAAAATTCTTCCAACAGTATGACCTGAGCTATTTCGTGAAATCATCCAATATTTTCTATTATGGCGACGGTGAAGCCGCCGTATATGTGGAGCTTCAAGTGACAGATAAGAGCGATTCGTCCACGACTGATCAGACTCTCATTCTCGTCGTGGACAAATACGATCGGACATGGAGCATCAGCGACAGCTATACTGTCTCCCCTTAAGGGCCGGGACAGCAAATAATCCGCAAAGGATGTATGAATCATGACATTCAAAAAGTTCACGGCTGCGGCGGCCGGCAGCTTCCTGGCCTTATCCCTTGTCTTCTCTCCCGCCGCTCTCGCCGCAGACAGCACCCAGACAACAGCCCAGTCTGCCTCCAGCACCGATCTGATCAATGAAGTGATGCAGTATGTCGAGAGCTACAATCTGACGGGCGCCGACAAGGATGCGCTGATCCGCGCGGCCGTCGACGGCATGGTGGAATCGCTTAACGATCCCTACAGCGAGTACTTCAGCACAGAGGAAGCCAAGGAGCTTCAGAGTGAGCTTGCACTCGATTATGTGGGCATCGGCGTACAGCTCGTCTATTCGGGCAGCGAACTGTACATCGAATCGGTAATGGCAGGATCTCCTGCGGAGAAAGCCGGAGTGAAGCGCGGCGACACCCTCCTGAAGATCGACGGCGTCAAGATTGAAGATCTGCAGAGCGACACGCTGAGCGGCAAAGCGGGCACGAACGTCACGCTGACCATCAAGCGCGGCAGCACCGTCAAGAACGTGGTCGTGACCCGAAGCGAGCTTGATTATCCATCCGTTACCGGTCAGATACTCGGTTCGGGCATTGCGTACATCTCCCTGAACGGCTTCACGGAGGACGCCGACGAAGAGTTCACGAGTGTGCTGTCCAAAATGCGCGCCGGCGGAATGAAGTCCATGATTCTCGATCTCCGCAACAACGGGGGCGGCTACATGGATTCCGCCTACAACATCGCCTCCCAGTTCATCGACAAGGGAATTATGATGTACACGGCCGATAATACCGGCACCCTGACGCCTGTGACGATCACGAACGGAACCAAGATGAACGTACCAGTCGTCATCCTGACGAATGAATACACCGCCAGCGCCTCCGAGGCGTTGACCGGCGCGCTGCATGACAATCATCTGGCAACGGTCGTCGGCGTCAAGACATACGGCAAAGCCCGCATTCAAAGTCTGTTCAACCTGTCGGACGGCGGACTGCTCAAGCTGACCACTGAGCGCTACCTGACACCGGACAAAGTCGATTTCAACCATATCGGCCTGACGCCGGATATCGAAGTAAAAGGCGATGCAGCCCAGATCATCACCGCGATGCAGCTCGCCGGCAGTAAATCCATCGAGGCAGCCGGAGACAACCACATCCTTGACGTCAACGGCAAGGCGTTCTCCGGCAATGTCGGCCTGGTGAAGCAAGGCAATACGGTCTACGCCTCCGCCCGTGTTCTGGCGGCTCTGGTCGAAGCTGACCTTACCTGGGATTCCAAGAACAAGAAGGCGGTTGTCACAACCGGAGCCGGCAAAGCGTACGGCTTCAGCATTGCCTCCAAAGAGGCGCTGTACCAGAACGACGAAACCCTTATCTCCCTGGATGCGTTCAAGAAGAAATTCCCTGCGCTCGTCTATAAATACGACACAGCGCAGAACCGGTTAACATTGTCCGTCAAGTAATCGCACAGCTTCTATAACTGAAATAAAAGAGTGCCGCAAACGTTCCCGGGAACGTTAGCGGCACTCTTTGTTATCCATCATATAGGCAGGCTGTTATGAGGTCTGCTGCGGGTTATTATTCTGTGCGTTATTCTGCGGGCTGTTCTGGG includes these proteins:
- a CDS encoding S41 family peptidase: MTFKKFTAAAAGSFLALSLVFSPAALAADSTQTTAQSASSTDLINEVMQYVESYNLTGADKDALIRAAVDGMVESLNDPYSEYFSTEEAKELQSELALDYVGIGVQLVYSGSELYIESVMAGSPAEKAGVKRGDTLLKIDGVKIEDLQSDTLSGKAGTNVTLTIKRGSTVKNVVVTRSELDYPSVTGQILGSGIAYISLNGFTEDADEEFTSVLSKMRAGGMKSMILDLRNNGGGYMDSAYNIASQFIDKGIMMYTADNTGTLTPVTITNGTKMNVPVVILTNEYTASASEALTGALHDNHLATVVGVKTYGKARIQSLFNLSDGGLLKLTTERYLTPDKVDFNHIGLTPDIEVKGDAAQIITAMQLAGSKSIEAAGDNHILDVNGKAFSGNVGLVKQGNTVYASARVLAALVEADLTWDSKNKKAVVTTGAGKAYGFSIASKEALYQNDETLISLDAFKKKFPALVYKYDTAQNRLTLSVK
- a CDS encoding alpha/beta-type small acid-soluble spore protein — its product is MGQAGQSQGRSSRSNNLVVPQATAALQQLKYEAAQELGVTIPQDGYYGNYTSRETGSLGGYITKRLVQLAEQQLSGRSTL
- a CDS encoding copper amine oxidase N-terminal domain-containing protein, whose product is MKKWCASLGAILLSLVLAVPAFAAQTPIKVYVDGAQVSFPAGSPYILNSSVMVPFRAVFESLGLTVGWDPSTKSVTGTSNGLAITLTVGSNRASVNNVVSKLLAAPVQNGGTVYVPLRFIGEATGGDVKWDPAARSVQISKPAADTGNSEADITAVINKLNDYFNAEDEAGVKSLAASGSSFANSLDSLDSMFKYYDLKYELKSLSVVSATASDATVSTVEINTRTGGYYVPNSQDETIYYLVNTDGSWKVSKITTEKSTILLTREQGITKANVPVSEQAAIHTLLTNHYQNMNTENVAGVMSGLTSYDDKDYTDAQQSALEKFFQQYDLSYFVKSSNIFYYGDGEAAVYVELQVTDKSDSSTTDQTLILVVDKYDRTWSISDSYTVSP
- a CDS encoding NAD kinase, whose protein sequence is MRYYVLDRGDQLSIDLSQQFHKLAEARGMQLDAETPEIVVSIGGDGTMLHAFHTFIDRISQLAFVGVHTGHLGFYADWQADELPALVDYMCGRSDAGARRAKIVKYPLLELEIHKKSGTTSHIALNEFTLKGIDGTIVIQIDINDETFEMFRGDGICISTPSGSTAYNKSLGGAMVHPTIEALQIAEIASINNRVFRTMGSPLLLPKHHHCDIFSCKEQRLMLTVDHNNYPIDDLVSVRCQVSDKKVSFARYRPFPFWNRVRSSFLV
- a CDS encoding DUF2225 domain-containing protein, yielding MNQTVALEPLYSIKVKCCNCEEEFMTSRVRPSLKRAIRRDADFCSYYQNENPDYYVVRICPHCGFASTENSAERLTDWQRKAFMTQIGSRWETRSFEGKRSWSEALETYKLALLCAQATQDKERLIASLLHHIAWMYRYNGDEAQELRFLKHSLDSYINVFQQEGISGSDARLMFLIGELNRRTGQFNEAVKWFSRIVNDRKIMDAGMIRAAREQWGVIREQMQGQEPGPVA
- a CDS encoding aldose 1-epimerase; amino-acid sequence: MKQVTKGQWCGYDTYILHSRDLEVTLLPKLGNNIISLRDLREERDILRSPEEGDLEFYMQKPYHFGIPLLIPPGRIAKGRFEFQGANYQFDQNTANDNHIHGLHRTQSWIVSDIQEDEDGCAVTTEFCSQNDPHWMEQLPVELKFEMTFQLQDSSLRQTLKVTHLGHERSIPFGIGYHTWFMIDGEPQRWSIKVPVEGVYEQNDQLLPSGKVLPLGPLEALNEGMNLEGTNFDTPLRIGGKRPVEALVLRDDGYGLKYGADEDYFRHWVLYTKGTADQFLCVEPYTWLPDAPNVPGGPEFTGLITLNPGETLVLATWIEMIYPDSKAPDTQEA
- a CDS encoding globin; the encoded protein is MNPKQTLYENLGGAEGLRRLVEAFYAKIQGHPRLGPLFPDDILLVRDKQFLFLTQFFGGPSLYSDQHGHPMMRARHMHVPITLELAEDWLECMDEALKEIGTEEELRTFVIGRLAGPARHFVNTPPERQ
- a CDS encoding M3 family oligoendopeptidase, which encodes MKQPLSLTWELDSLFAGGSASSEFEAFLAELDGDIGKLAEQVKTARAPQSVEDSQAFDGIIELLQSCTGRLIQASEFAGCLGAQNQQDKGAVRLSGSVAGLSARFQGVSSAFENVLRQTEDEVWAQWMARPEIAPLSFVLGESRDQAREKLSPELESLALDLAVDGYHGWSEHYETIVSSIAIPYKDEDGTEKKLSAGQAFNKLHDNDNKARKDMFAKWEKAWENVADYCADTLNHLAGFRLKLYGARGWDSVLKEPLMINRMTAESLEMMWKTIAKNKPALQAYLQRKAKLLGLESLSWEDVEAPIARSSGKIPYDSAAKEIVAQFGKFSPKMAAFAERAFDSNWIEAEDRPAKRPGGFCVSFPMSKESRIFMTYSGTPSNVATLAHELGHAYHSYLLDDQPLLNQNYAMNVAETASTFAEVIVADAQVKAAGSDEEKLALLEEKLQNSVAFFMNIHARFLFETAFYEKRKAGLVSAEELCALMVDAQKEAFGGILSGYHPHFWAAKLHFYITDVPFYNFPYTVGYMFSTGLYRLALQEGPSFADKYDALLRDTGVMTLEELVRKHLGVDLSQPDFWQGAADLILEDIDTFLKMTEHLA
- a CDS encoding YycC family protein is translated as MRPLQISPETALALSKQLGVPLEHLMHMPQHILMQKIAELSKKNASEGGSPEGEGKNEA
- a CDS encoding nucleoside recognition domain-containing protein, whose translation is MIKKIGTPLLIAGLAGCMLLILLYPEASLDAALRGLAVWWDVLFPSLFPFFVLSELMLGFGIVHLFGALLDPLMRPLFRIPGCGGFVMAMGYVSGYPVGARLTAKLREQGQLTRIEGERLVAFTTSSDPIFLLGAVSVGFFHNAALGPYLALSHYGSGLILGLLLSFYGRKEERRLAGAGKKRPKVPTRPGPLDPDRPEQTRERGAGLEPAVPDTPTPAADMRVPVPGKVRLRTALASMAEARRKDGRSLGELLKGAIESSLRLIMVVGGLVVFFTMLMELMDRAGILGLLLTAAGHVLAALGFPAGLTEALTSGFFEVTVGVKAAGSAAAALPFKAAAAAFILSWGGLSVHAQVASIWNGTGLRYLPFMAARLIHAVLSAVLALLLWRPMMGSAPALAPLAAGRPVQSIPSGLALLGLVLGAMLLLSLAAAAASRIGRLYKGR